CTGGCACAGCCGTCTTAGCGAACGCGTCTGCCCGCACAAAAGCCGCACGCGCACTTGGCAACATCGGTGGCGCGCGTGCCGCTGAAGCCATTGGAAGACGGCTCATTGACGATACAGAATACATCGCCGCATTGGAGGACGCGGCGAACAGGAAAAACCTTGGACTCAATGACTGGAAACGCAACTGGAGCTGGGAGATTTACGTCGTTGCGGCTAAAAAACTGAATTTACCGGCGTTCGTCGCATCGAAAATGGCGGAACGCGCCGCCGATGAATGGGAAAACAATCCTGTGAGAAATGCCGCGATGGTCGCATTAGGGCGTTGTAGCACCACAGGTGCAGCCCTGGATATCTCCGATCTCAAACAGCGACTCACCGATCCGGACGTAGACATCCGAAAAGCGACTGCTCTCGCAGCCGGTGAAGCCGGACTGTCGGAACTCATACCAGACCTCGTGCAGATGATGAAAGGTGAAACTGAAGACAACAAGGATGTTCGTCGTGCCGCGACACAAGGCCTCAGGGAATTGGCGGATCCTTCAACGACTGACGCACTCATCGAAGTCATGAACAACGACGATAATCACGTGGAGATCCGGCGCGATGCCTCTCGGGCATTGGGGGACATCGGATCCGACAAAGCGGTAACGGCGTTGGTCGCAAAACTAACCGAACTGCATGAAGCCCAAATTACACGCGGATTCCGCCTCGATGTCATCAGAGCACTCGGCGACGCGAAAAACGCAAACGCAGTCGCACTCCTCGAAATGCTCCTCGAAGATCAGGACGCAGACATCCATTTCTTGGCAGCCGCAGCACTCTTTGAAATCACAGGTGAAGGCTACGGCTATAATCGATTATAAATAGT
The window above is part of the Candidatus Poribacteria bacterium genome. Proteins encoded here:
- a CDS encoding HEAT repeat domain-containing protein, whose product is ALDIRVGNIANNAMIALGKLESTTAVPRLIAILEDKRIPLNAGTAVLANASARTKAARALGNIGGARAAEAIGRRLIDDTEYIAALEDAANRKNLGLNDWKRNWSWEIYVVAAKKLNLPAFVASKMAERAADEWENNPVRNAAMVALGRCSTTGAALDISDLKQRLTDPDVDIRKATALAAGEAGLSELIPDLVQMMKGETEDNKDVRRAATQGLRELADPSTTDALIEVMNNDDNHVEIRRDASRALGDIGSDKAVTALVAKLTELHEAQITRGFRLDVIRALGDAKNANAVALLEMLLEDQDADIHFLAAAALFEITGEGYGYNRL